The genomic window TTATGGGCGCCATGAAACGCCCGGTCTGCCTCTGCGGGTCCATACTCCACTGTCGGGATGAAGTCGACATCGCCATAGAAGGCCAGCTCCCTCTCTTTTCTGAGCCACTTGGAGACCTCGGCTAGCTCCTCCAGCTCGTCCCGCACGTCCTCGGTGAACATGTCCCTGTACTCCAGGAGGAGGTAGCCGACATTGTTGTGTTTCGGGGGTTC from Bacillota bacterium includes these protein-coding regions:
- a CDS encoding HEPN domain-containing protein encodes the protein MTNVTLAQSYLNKCAVRLKALRLLLSEQAYSDVVREAQEVVELAQKAMLRLVGVEPPKHNNVGYLLLEYRDMFTEDVRDELEELAEVSKWLRKERELAFYGDVDFIPTVEYGPAEADRAFHGAHKTVAVAERALRSRA